Genomic window (Granulicella arctica):
GAAGGTTGGGGCATGACCCATTCCGCAACCCAACTAATCACCAGCGACGGCACTGCCACACTCCGCTTCCGCGACCCCGCCACCTTCAAGGAGACACGGCACATCGTCGTCCGCGATGGCAGGAAGGACGTTGACCAACTCAACGAACTTGAATTCATCAAGGGTGAGATCTACGCCAACATTTGGCACGAAGACCGCATCGCCCGTATCTCGCCTCGCGATGGCCAAGTCCTCGGCTGGATCGACCTCACCGGCCTCCTGCCCGCTAACGAAAAGATCAATAATGAAGCCGTCCTGAACGGCATAGCGTATGACGCACAACACAACCGTCTCTTCGTCACCGGCAAGCAGTGGCCCAAAATCTTCGAGATTAAAGTCATTCCAGCACCCAGATAATCCAGGGCATCAGCCTTGGACCTCCCGCGCCTCCTGAGCATGGGGCTTTAGCCTCTGGGGTATGCTTTCTTATCTGTGGAGTGAATCCTTCCGTCCACATACTGAAAAGGAATTATGCAAATCAACGACATCGTCGAAAACTTCACCCTCCAGAACCAGGACAACAAGACCATCAACCTCACCGACTTCAAGGGTTCTCCGGTCGTCCTCTTCTTCTATCCCCGCGCCGACACCCCCGGCTGCACAATCGAGTCCTGCGGCTTCCGCGATGCCTTCGAGAAGTTCCAGAAGGCTGACATCGTCGTCCTCGGCATCTCCCGCGACACCGTTAAAGATCAGAAGAAGTTCCAGACCAAATATGACCTTCCCTACGACCTACTCGCCGATCCCGGCATGGAACTGATCAACCGCTACGACCTCGTCAAGCCCAAGAACATGTACGGCAAGCTCGTCAAAGGCGTCAAGCGCACCACCTACCTCATTGGGCCCGACCAGCGCCTCATCCACATCTTCGACGAAGTCAAACCCGAAGGTCACGCCGAGGAAGTCCTGACTCTCCTCAAGAACCACAAGTAGTCGGCTGCTAAGCCTTCCTGGACTTCCGAACCAACGCAGGTGACCACCCTATGAGCACGCGCCGCCTCTGCATCATCCTTTTCCTGGTGATATCCGCCGCACGGGCCAACGCCCAGTCCACCAACCTCATCCGCCCCGGCGAGCAGTGGCTAGACAACCGTGGCGAACTCATCCAGGCTCACGGCGGTGGCATCCTTCACCTCAAAGATGAGTGGTTCTGGTTCGGCGAAGACCGCACCCGCACCAACGATCCCGCAAAACGCTACGTCGCCTGCTACTCCTCGAAGGACCTCATCCACTGGCACTATCACCGGCAGGTAGTCGCCCTCGCCGACCCCGAAAACCTCGGTACAGGCTGGGTCTTCGAGCGCCCTAAGGTCTTCTACAACCCGCACACGAAGAAGTTCGTCATGTATGTCCACCTCGACTCGCCCGGCTATAAATTAGCCCGCGTCGCCACCCTCACCAGCGACACCGTCGACGGCACCTACACCTACGTACGGAGCTTCCGCCCACTCAATCAGGAGAGCCGCGACATAGGCCAGTTCGTCGACGACGACGGCACCCCCTACCTCATCTTCGAATCCCGCCCCACGCACGGCTTCTTCATCGCCAGCCTCTCCCCCGACTACCTCGACGTCGCCAAGCAGGTCTCCTTCATCGAAGCCCCGCTCGAAGGCGGCGCCGTCATGCACATCAACGGCCTCTACTACGTGCTCGGCTCACACCTCTCCGGCTGGCGACCCAACCCCAACGTCTACGCCACCGCCACCTCGCTCGCCGGTCCCTGGTCCACCATGCGCGACATCGCTCCACCCGAAGCCAACACCTACGACTCGCAATCCAGCATGCTCATCAAGGTCAAGGGCCGCAAGACCACCTCGGTCATCTACGTCGGCGACCGCTGGCAGCCAAAGCAGCTCTGGGACTCGCGTTATATCTGGATGCCGCTCGAAATCCGCGACACCACTCTCCTCCTGCCCAAGCCCCAACCCTGGACCATCGACACCCACACCGGCGAGACCACCATCCCGTGACGAAGCACAATAGCGCGTGGGCGAGATCAGCCGGCGTCAACGATCCGTTTTGGAAGTTCGAGAAGATCTTTCACAAGCATGGAGAGCCGATCGAAGTCGACCTCTAACTTCACAGCCAGCGACCGCTCATCCCCTATGCCTTCGTTCTGCTTGGCAAGAAACAATCGGTTGATCAGAGCTTGCAATGGATTGTTAATCTGATGAGCAAGATCGTTCGCCATGGCTGCTGCTGCGCTCACTCGCGCCTGGGCTAGAATCCTTAGCTGCTGAGACTGATGCCGGATGCCCATCGCTGCGAAGTTCGCCAGAATCTGCATGAGATGAAGGTCTTCGCCATCAAAAGCCTCTTCGCGGCTGTGGGAGATGATGAAAATCGTCCCGCGCATATCTTCCACCTCCCACGGCAGCAGAATCCCGTCCGTCACGGGTGCAGCTTCTACTCCGAGAATGTCGAAGAATCGCTTCTTTACCCGGAAGAGTTGAGGGCCGCCTCGCTCCAGGCACACCGTGCAGGCGCTCGGGGACTTCGGCAGCGACGCATCCAAGAACCCGCTATACTCGCCAGCCGTCGCAACCCACCGATAGTAGTCCACATCGGTCTTATCGGCTCGTTCAATGCTGATGCCCGCACTGTCCGCTCCACATAGCCGGACGGCAGCATTGGCTAACTCCTGCAAAATGGTATCCGGATGCTCTACAAAGGCGACACCGAGCCGGTGCAACCCCTCCATCTGCATCGCACCATTCCGGGAGTGCAGCCGCCGCCCTGCGATGAGGGTGGCATCAGTCAGGTCAGTAACTTCTAACCCCACCTCTTCCAGTTCTTCCACCGACTGTTTCATGCCTGCAACTAGTCTACGTTCCCTATGCGACAGATGGAAACGTAATTCTGTGGCTTAGTTTTGAATATTCAGGCAACGCCATTCAAGAGCGCTGAACGCCCAGCCTCATTCGCCGTCCAGGTCCATGCGCTCGCGAATCACCTCGAGATGGTCGCCCGCGTCCTTCATCTCGTAGATCTTGCCCCGCGCGTTGCGGAACGGTCGATGCAGCACCAGCAATAACTGGCCGTCGAAGGTGTGGAAGAGCATCCCATGTCCGCTATCTTCGTGGACCAGAGGCGTGAGCTGCTCCCACGGACCCTGTATCTCGCCGGACCGTGAGCGGGCAACCGTCTGGACATAGCTGCTGCCCGCATCCGTCACGCCATGGGCATGCTCGTAGCTGGACCAGAGCATCAGCAGATGATTGTCCTTGGTGCGGAAGAGTTCAGGACCATCGGTAATGTAGACAAAACCGCGCGCGCTTGGCACGATGTCCTCATTCAACCACGGCGCATCAGACCCCTTCAGTAGATGAATCGGCTTACCCGAGGCCTCGCTGAGATCAGCCTTAAGCGGAACCGCTTCGATGGTCCCGTCCGTCTTCTGCAACCACTCATGCGCGTAGACCATCCACGGCTGATTGCTTCGGTCGACGTAGAGCGTACCGTCGAGCGTCATAAAGTCGGCAGGCGGAACCGGGCCATCCTGCTTCAGCGGCACAAAGGGTCCGGTAGGTTGATCCGCCATCGCAATCAGGGTTCCGCGCATATACGTCGCCCGACCCAGCGGCGATGGCTGCGGTATAAGCTTCGCCTCGTTGTGCAGTGTGGTGAAGAGATAGAAGTGTCCGCGATAGAGATGAACCTCTGGCGCCCACGCACCGTCATGCGCCCAGAAGGTATCGGGAGGCGTAAACACCACCACGGGCTTCGACCAGTGCTTCAGATCCTTGCTCGTATAGGCCATTGTGCCGCGACGCTGCTCCCCGGTAAGGGATGCAACATTCGAGGTGTAAAGAAAATAGGTCTTCGAAGCGGCATCCGCGAGGATGAACGGATCATGCAGCGGCATAGCCGGCAGCGTCAGTGGATAGTCCTCGGCGTAAATCACCAGGCTCGACGCAAACAGAATTGCAAGTAGAAGAGCGTTACGCATAGGCAAACCACTCTAGCGCCTCAATACGACGTTAGCTACGGCGCTCTGCGATACCCTCCATCCACAGAGTCGTTTCACTGTCAGTTTGTTGCCGACACAACGCCGTCTCCAGGAGAACCGTCAGGGTGCACTACTCTTTGACTATGCAAAGAACGAAAGCGAAGTGGCTCTTACTCCTAACCTGTGTTTCGCCGATGGCTCCTGCTTCAGGTAAGACACAGGGCTATGCGGACGGGCGTCCAGCTGCCACGAAGCGTTTTAGCCTAATAGATGAAGGTATTGTTCTCCCCTACGGCAACTGTCCGGGCGAGTGTGACCAGTATGGAGCGCGGGACGTCTGGGTCTTCGCCTATCAGGGGCAGTTCTACATGCACTATGACGCCGCTGGCGCAGTCGGATGGCTGACGGCCCTCGCTACCAGCAGAGATCTGGTTCATTGGACCAAGCACGGTACTGTACTCACTTTGGGAGCGCCTGGGTCACGCGATTCAGCAAGCGCCTCCTATGGCACAACCTTCTTCGATGGCAGGACATGGCACATGTTCTACCTCGGTACCCCGCACGCGACGTCGGCACCGGACCGTATTCCGGCCTTTCCCTACCTAACACTCAAAGCCCACGCCTCTTCGCCAACTGGCCCTTGGATCAAGGACCCCGACGTTACACCGTTTGGTCCGGAGCCCGGCACCTATTACTCGGCCACAGCCAGTCCGGGGCAGATCATTCCCAACAAGGGTGAGTATCTACAGTTCTTCAGCGCTTCAACCGACAAGCCGATCAAACGCACCCTGAGCCTCGCTCGCACGTCCAATTTAGGTGGGACCTGGAAGATTGACGCTCAGCCAATTCTTCCGCCCGAAGAGCAGGTAGAGAACAGCTCACTTTACTTCGAGCGGACCAACAAGACATGGTTCCTCTTTACGAACCATATCGGGATAGACCAGGACGGGGAATACACGGACGCGATCTGGGCCTACTGGACAAAAGACCTTCAACACTGGAACACCGCCGATAAAGCCATAGTGCTGGACGGCAAGAACAGCACATGATCGAAGCGATGCATCGGTCTACCGTCGGTGCTGCGCTATAGAAACCGGCTCGCGCTGTTCTACGACGCTCCCGGCGGAAATAACGTCTCCCACATGGGGCGGAGTATTGGCCTTGCATGGTTGAAGTTGCCGCTCGTTCCTCCAAACGCAGAACGACCTGTGCCCTGATCCAGCATCGCGACGCACGCAAGGACGCGCCCCTTGCACACTCCGCAAAACGCAGTTCTAACTAACTACCCCACGGTACCGGAGCTGTCGGGGATGGTGCGGCACTTCGTTACGTGCTGGGAACAGATATTCGTAAAGACGTCAGGTTTGCGCAAGATCAAATTATTTCTTCTATTTTGTGGATGATGCCATTGAGTAATTCAGCTCTCCATACTGTCATCGGATACCTAAATAAATTTAAAAAAACTAATCTAAAGTTTATCTGTTTGCGTTACCTTTGAGTACAAGTAACTAAGGGGCTATTTAGTGATGATTGAGAAAACGTCTATCGCCGTTGTGGGGTCGGGATATGTCGGCTTGGTAGCTGCCGTATGCTTCGCCGAAATGGGACATCAAGTTATTTGTGTCGACAACGACCAGCGCAAAGTGTCAGCCCTCAGCGGAGGGGACACCCTGATCCATGAGAACCACTTACCGGAATTGCTAGATCGTTATCGAAACACCCTCGTACGCTTCACCACGGATCTTTCTGAGGCGGTTCGCACTTGCGAGGCAATTTTCATAGCTGTCGGCACTCCTCAGTCTGAGACAGGCGACGCTGATCTTTCCTACGTGGAAGCGGTGGCCTGTGAAATCGCTCGCTCTTTGACGAGTTACAAAGTAATCGTTGAAAAGAGCACGGTACCCGTCTACACAAATGAATGGATTCGGCGAGCAATCGAACGAAACGGTGTCGCACGCAACCTATTTGATGTGGTCTCGAACCCGGAGTTCCTGCGCGAAGGAACGGCGGTCTCTGATTTCCTGCATCCTGATCGAATTGTCGTTGGAGCCGATAGTAAACGCGCTGCGGCAGTGCTGAATAGCATCTACGCTCCTCTCACGACGGGTGACTACTACAAGCAACCAGGACACATTGCTGGTTCTTGCAATGTTAACAACCCGCCGCCATTGCTCAACACTTCAACAAAAAGTGCCGAGATAATCAAACATGCCTCCAATGCCTTCCTGGCTGTAAAAATCTCATTCATCAATGCCGTTTCGAACCTCTGTGAAGCAGCAGACGCCGATGTAGAACAGGTCGCTAAGGGAATCGGACTGGATAGTCGTATTGGTCCTAAATTTCTCCGCCCCGGCATAGGATACGGCGGATCCTGTTTCCCGAAGGATGTAGCCGCATTCCGCTCGGTAGCAGAGCAAATGGGTATCGACTTCAGCATGTTGAACGAGGTCGAGAAGATCAACGCGAACCAGAAAGCGCGCTTTCTGAATAAGGTGCGTTCGGCCCTCTGGACGCTGCGTGGCAAGCGCATTGCCGTCCTCGGATTGGCGTTCAAAGGCGATACTGACGATATTCGCGAGTCCCCGGCCATTGACATCGTCGAGTTGCTAATCGCCGAAGGGTGCACAGTGGCTGCATTCGATCCTGCCGCAATGAAACGAACCCAGCAGGAACTCCCTGCTGGTCCTCAACTTCGGTATGCGAGCGATATTTTCGACGCAGCAAATGATGCTGATGCATTGCTAATTTTGACTGATTGGGCAGAATTCGGACAAATCGATTTGGACAGATTGAGCACTGTATTGCGTTACCCGATCGTAGTCGACGGTCGCAATCTCTACGAGCCCAGCGTAATGGTGCAGCATGGGTTTACGTACCTCAGTGTCGGACGGGAAGTAGCATCTCCTGCAAAGCGCGAGAAAGAAGGAATTCACGCTGTTGCTTCCTAGGCCTTTCTTGGATTGCTGGAAGTGCACATTGATTTGGCGGCCTGAGTAATCAAATCCTTGGCTCGCGTCCAAATACAGGCGCGGGCCATCCAGGTTCAATGTTCAAACGTATGAAAATAATGCGCTACATTTCGGAACTTATTTCGACACGTGCGGCCGATATTTCGCGCACGCGAGCCTTGCAGAGCGCGGATCAAAGCTGTTCGTATGCACAACTTGATGGAATGTCCGAAAAGCTGGCAAGCTATCTGATCACTACGGGTCTGGATGGTGGTGATGCGGTGGCCATTGCCTATCCACGATCATTTGATCAGATCACGGCTGCCCTCGCGGTGATGCGTGCCGGGGGCGTCTACATACCGATCGATCCATCCTGGCCGACCGAACGAATACTTCACATTCTGTCGGACTCAGGCGCCAAAATCCTTATCGCTCCGTCAGGTTTCATCCAAAGTTCCACGTACGCCGGAACGCTCCTCGACTTGCAGGTCTCAGCAAGCTCAATTGCGGCCGCTCCCTCCTCTCCGCTGCCTGCGATTACGCCCGAAACTCTCGCGTATGTGATCTACACCTCTGGTTCCACCGGTGTGCCGAAGGGTGTTGAGATTACTCATGCCAATCTCATGCATTTAATTGACTGGCATATTAAAACATTTGGCGTTACCGACCATGACCGTGCAAGTCACCTCGCCGGCCTTGGCTTCGACGCTTCGGTGTGGGAGGTGTGGCCGTACCTGGCAGCTGGTGCGTGCGTTGTCCTTTCCGATGACATGGTACGCACATCGCCTCGCCTTTTACAGGAGTGGCTCATCGCTGAGCAGGTCACGATCGCCTTTGTGCCGACACCTCTCGCCGAGCCGATGATGATCGAACCGTGGCCTAGCGAGACCCCACTCCGTTTTCTACTCACCGGCGGAGATACGCTCCACACGGCTCCTCTGGCAGGTCAACCGTTCACCGTCGTCAATAATTATGGTCCTACGGAATGCACCGTAGTCGCGACTTCAGGAGTGGTGCCTTCTTCCCTGAAGGGTGTTCCTTCAATTGGCACCGCTATCACTGGAACCACCATTTACATTCTTGATGAACATGGATCAGTGGTCCCGATCGGCGAGACCGGGGAACTAGTGATTGGCGGGGGCGGCGTTGGTCGTGGCTACCGCAATCAAGCGGCACTCACCGCTCGATGCTTTGTGCCTGATCCTTTTTCCAGCGTACCCGGAAGCAGCCTTTATAAGACGGGAGATCGTGCAGCCATATTAGCCAATGGCGAGATTCTCTTCCAGGGTCGGATGGATGGCCAGGAGAAGATTCGCGGTCAACGACTGGAGTTGGATGAGATTACCTGCATCTTGAACCGACACGAAGCTGTAGCCTTCAGCGTTGTCGCTGCTTCTGGAACCGGTGAGGACAAACATCTGGTCGCTTATATCCTTCCTGTCGATGTCGAACGTTCCGTGCTGTCTGCCAGGGATTTGCAGGATTTTCTCTCTCAGAGCCTCCCGGCCTTCATGGTTCCTTCTAAGTTCGTAAAGTTGGAGAGAATACCACTCACTTCGAATGGCAAGGTTGACTCTTCGCTTCTGCCAACTATCTCCGACGGCAGTCTATTTCCCGCAGAAGCGTCACGCGCACCTCAGTCGCCGATTGAAGAGACAATTCTCTCTATCGTGCGAGCCCTCCTCCAAAACGACGAGGTAGGTGTAGATGATGACTTCTTCTTGGTTGGCGGTCACTCTCTCATGGGAACCCGACTCGTCATGCGTGTTCGCGAAGCATTCGGCGTAAATCTCATGCTCCGCGACCTCTTTGAAGCTGGCACCGTGGAACAACTGGCGTCGCATGTGGAGATGATGCTCATCGCTGAATTGGACTCAATGAGCGAAGAGGAAGCTCTGCGGCAAGGTGCGAACTAATGGGAGCCATCGCTCAGTCACTATCTAAACCAAAGGCCGCCGACTTCAGCCTTCTTCAAATGTTGAAGCCTGAGATCCTTTCCAATCCCTACCCGTTCTACTTGAGACTGCGAGAGAACGAGCCAGTGCATTGGGACGCCTTCTTGCACAGTTGGGTTATTACCTCCTATGCAGAATCGGTTACAGTTCTTTCAAAGTACAAAGCAAGCCGCACCCCCACACCAGAACAGCTTGAGGCTATGGGCTTATCTGTTCTCGGCCCGTATGCCGAGGTAATGCTCAAGCAGATGATGTTCATGGATGCTCCAACGCACACGCGCCTGCGAAGCCTCTGCTCTGTTGCATTCACACCGCGCCGTGTTGAGGCTCTCAAAGAAAAGATTCAGGAGATCGCCGATCAACTTTTGGACCGCCTTGTGGATTGCGGAGAGATGGATCTGATCGCCGACTTTGCCGGCCCCTTTCCAGCTATCGTTACCACGGCTCTCCTCGGAATCCCTACCGGTGATCATCTTCAACTAAAGGTGCTTGCAACAAACTTCGCGGAGTTGATGGGAAACTTCGATCACGATCCAGACCGCCTTCATAGTTCTATCCAGAGCTTGAAGGACTTACAACAATACTTCCACTCCGTCATTATTACGCAGCGAATTCACCCGCAGGAAGGGCTGATCTCTACCTTGATGGAGGCGGAGATTCAAGGAAATAGGCTCAGCGACGAAGAGATAGTTGCGAATGTGATCTTAGTGCTCATTGGTGGACTAGAGGAGACGACGAATCTAATCGGCAACGGCATTCTGACGCTTCTCCGCAATCCCAATTCTCTCGCGCAACTTCGTGATGATCCAGAGATCGTTCAATCCGCCGTAGAAGAGTTATTGCGCTTCGAGGCCCCGACGCAACATACAGGGCGGATCGCACCCGAGGACGTGGAACTCGGAGGAAAACAGATCCGCAAAGGAGATGCGCTGACTGTTGTGCTCGCCGCAGCAAATCGTGATCCTGCACGTTTTGATAACCCTGAAGAACTCGAACTGACTCGCGCCGACAACAGGCATCTCTCATTTGGATGGGCCTCTCACTATTGCTTCGGCTCTCCCCTTTCACGCATGAGCGGGCAAATAGCATTCAACACGCTCCTAAAGCGTTTGCCTGGAATTGCGCTGCGTACAACCAAACCAATCTGGCGAGAGAACATAGCCATGCACGGACTTACTGCCTTGCAAGTGAGCTTCGATAAACCGGGTTACTCCAAGACAGAGGAAGTATAGCTCTATGGAAGTAGCAGCACAGCAGCCATCCTCCGCGGAGGAGTTATCGAGCGCCAAGCGCCGGCTTCTCGCAAAGCGGATGGCTGGTCTGGGGCGCACACCAAGCGACTCTATCCAGCCACGCCCCGCCGGGTATCGCACACCTATATCTGTTGAGCAACATCGCATCTGGCTGCATACCGCGCTCGATCCTGAGTTGCCCATCTACAACGAGGCAATTACGATTCATCGTTACGGTCTCTTTGACCTTACCGTTCTGGAATCAAGCTTCAACCATGTACTCAAACGCCATGAGGCATGGCGCACGAGCTTTGATAGCCGAGAGGGTGATCTACTTCAGATCATCCATCCCGCATGGCATGTGACACTTCCCCTAACTGATCTGACCGGGTTTCCCGAAGACCAACGGGAGATCGAGGCATGTCGACTTGCCTCCGAAGATTCCGTACTGCCATTTGACCTTATAAATCCTCCGCTGTTCCGAGCGCGTGTTTTCCGCCTCTCTCAAAATGAGCACTGGCTGCAGTTGACGCTGCATCACATCATCTTCGATGGCGTATCTATCCATAGAACTTTTCTGCCTGAGCTTGGGGCAACCTACGCTGCTTTTATAGAAGGCAAGGAAGCCCCTGTGACGGTGCCAGTTCTGCAGTACGGGGATTACGCTGTCTGGCGTGAGAAACGGCTCTCAACGCCGGCTATAGAACAACACCTCGAATATTGGCGTGGTGAACTCGCAGGCAAGCTTCCCATTTTGCGGCTCCCGACCGATCGCCCCAGGCCTGCCGCCCTCAGCCACCGTGGTGCCATGGAGTGCTTCACGATCACGAAGGATTTGACCCACGCTCTCCGCAAGTTGAGCCGTGCGCATGGAGTGACTCTATACATCACATTGCTGGCTGCTCTAAAGACCCTTTTTTTTCGATATAGCGGCCAGGAAGATGTTATCGTCGGCGGCCTCGCCGATGGTCGCCGACGACC
Coding sequences:
- a CDS encoding glutaminyl-peptide cyclotransferase, whose product is MNTLARALLLTAALTATAALAQTAPTSTYKVVATYPHSTESYTEGFFYLNGLFYEGTGLEGHSSLLAIQPETGKPIQRLDLPPQYFGEGIVDWGSNLYEWTWQSNICFVYDRFSLRPVKQFTYTGEGWGMTHSATQLITSDGTATLRFRDPATFKETRHIVVRDGRKDVDQLNELEFIKGEIYANIWHEDRIARISPRDGQVLGWIDLTGLLPANEKINNEAVLNGIAYDAQHNRLFVTGKQWPKIFEIKVIPAPR
- a CDS encoding peroxiredoxin: MQINDIVENFTLQNQDNKTINLTDFKGSPVVLFFYPRADTPGCTIESCGFRDAFEKFQKADIVVLGISRDTVKDQKKFQTKYDLPYDLLADPGMELINRYDLVKPKNMYGKLVKGVKRTTYLIGPDQRLIHIFDEVKPEGHAEEVLTLLKNHK
- a CDS encoding family 43 glycosylhydrolase, encoding MSTRRLCIILFLVISAARANAQSTNLIRPGEQWLDNRGELIQAHGGGILHLKDEWFWFGEDRTRTNDPAKRYVACYSSKDLIHWHYHRQVVALADPENLGTGWVFERPKVFYNPHTKKFVMYVHLDSPGYKLARVATLTSDTVDGTYTYVRSFRPLNQESRDIGQFVDDDGTPYLIFESRPTHGFFIASLSPDYLDVAKQVSFIEAPLEGGAVMHINGLYYVLGSHLSGWRPNPNVYATATSLAGPWSTMRDIAPPEANTYDSQSSMLIKVKGRKTTSVIYVGDRWQPKQLWDSRYIWMPLEIRDTTLLLPKPQPWTIDTHTGETTIP
- a CDS encoding GAF domain-containing protein translates to MKQSVEELEEVGLEVTDLTDATLIAGRRLHSRNGAMQMEGLHRLGVAFVEHPDTILQELANAAVRLCGADSAGISIERADKTDVDYYRWVATAGEYSGFLDASLPKSPSACTVCLERGGPQLFRVKKRFFDILGVEAAPVTDGILLPWEVEDMRGTIFIISHSREEAFDGEDLHLMQILANFAAMGIRHQSQQLRILAQARVSAAAAMANDLAHQINNPLQALINRLFLAKQNEGIGDERSLAVKLEVDFDRLSMLVKDLLELPKRIVDAG
- a CDS encoding glycoside hydrolase family 43 protein — encoded protein: MRNALLLAILFASSLVIYAEDYPLTLPAMPLHDPFILADAASKTYFLYTSNVASLTGEQRRGTMAYTSKDLKHWSKPVVVFTPPDTFWAHDGAWAPEVHLYRGHFYLFTTLHNEAKLIPQPSPLGRATYMRGTLIAMADQPTGPFVPLKQDGPVPPADFMTLDGTLYVDRSNQPWMVYAHEWLQKTDGTIEAVPLKADLSEASGKPIHLLKGSDAPWLNEDIVPSARGFVYITDGPELFRTKDNHLLMLWSSYEHAHGVTDAGSSYVQTVARSRSGEIQGPWEQLTPLVHEDSGHGMLFHTFDGQLLLVLHRPFRNARGKIYEMKDAGDHLEVIRERMDLDGE
- a CDS encoding glycoside hydrolase family protein produces the protein MAPASGKTQGYADGRPAATKRFSLIDEGIVLPYGNCPGECDQYGARDVWVFAYQGQFYMHYDAAGAVGWLTALATSRDLVHWTKHGTVLTLGAPGSRDSASASYGTTFFDGRTWHMFYLGTPHATSAPDRIPAFPYLTLKAHASSPTGPWIKDPDVTPFGPEPGTYYSATASPGQIIPNKGEYLQFFSASTDKPIKRTLSLARTSNLGGTWKIDAQPILPPEEQVENSSLYFERTNKTWFLFTNHIGIDQDGEYTDAIWAYWTKDLQHWNTADKAIVLDGKNST
- a CDS encoding UDP-glucose dehydrogenase family protein codes for the protein MIEKTSIAVVGSGYVGLVAAVCFAEMGHQVICVDNDQRKVSALSGGDTLIHENHLPELLDRYRNTLVRFTTDLSEAVRTCEAIFIAVGTPQSETGDADLSYVEAVACEIARSLTSYKVIVEKSTVPVYTNEWIRRAIERNGVARNLFDVVSNPEFLREGTAVSDFLHPDRIVVGADSKRAAAVLNSIYAPLTTGDYYKQPGHIAGSCNVNNPPPLLNTSTKSAEIIKHASNAFLAVKISFINAVSNLCEAADADVEQVAKGIGLDSRIGPKFLRPGIGYGGSCFPKDVAAFRSVAEQMGIDFSMLNEVEKINANQKARFLNKVRSALWTLRGKRIAVLGLAFKGDTDDIRESPAIDIVELLIAEGCTVAAFDPAAMKRTQQELPAGPQLRYASDIFDAANDADALLILTDWAEFGQIDLDRLSTVLRYPIVVDGRNLYEPSVMVQHGFTYLSVGREVASPAKREKEGIHAVAS
- a CDS encoding non-ribosomal peptide synthetase codes for the protein MRYISELISTRAADISRTRALQSADQSCSYAQLDGMSEKLASYLITTGLDGGDAVAIAYPRSFDQITAALAVMRAGGVYIPIDPSWPTERILHILSDSGAKILIAPSGFIQSSTYAGTLLDLQVSASSIAAAPSSPLPAITPETLAYVIYTSGSTGVPKGVEITHANLMHLIDWHIKTFGVTDHDRASHLAGLGFDASVWEVWPYLAAGACVVLSDDMVRTSPRLLQEWLIAEQVTIAFVPTPLAEPMMIEPWPSETPLRFLLTGGDTLHTAPLAGQPFTVVNNYGPTECTVVATSGVVPSSLKGVPSIGTAITGTTIYILDEHGSVVPIGETGELVIGGGGVGRGYRNQAALTARCFVPDPFSSVPGSSLYKTGDRAAILANGEILFQGRMDGQEKIRGQRLELDEITCILNRHEAVAFSVVAASGTGEDKHLVAYILPVDVERSVLSARDLQDFLSQSLPAFMVPSKFVKLERIPLTSNGKVDSSLLPTISDGSLFPAEASRAPQSPIEETILSIVRALLQNDEVGVDDDFFLVGGHSLMGTRLVMRVREAFGVNLMLRDLFEAGTVEQLASHVEMMLIAELDSMSEEEALRQGAN
- a CDS encoding cytochrome P450, with translation MGAIAQSLSKPKAADFSLLQMLKPEILSNPYPFYLRLRENEPVHWDAFLHSWVITSYAESVTVLSKYKASRTPTPEQLEAMGLSVLGPYAEVMLKQMMFMDAPTHTRLRSLCSVAFTPRRVEALKEKIQEIADQLLDRLVDCGEMDLIADFAGPFPAIVTTALLGIPTGDHLQLKVLATNFAELMGNFDHDPDRLHSSIQSLKDLQQYFHSVIITQRIHPQEGLISTLMEAEIQGNRLSDEEIVANVILVLIGGLEETTNLIGNGILTLLRNPNSLAQLRDDPEIVQSAVEELLRFEAPTQHTGRIAPEDVELGGKQIRKGDALTVVLAAANRDPARFDNPEELELTRADNRHLSFGWASHYCFGSPLSRMSGQIAFNTLLKRLPGIALRTTKPIWRENIAMHGLTALQVSFDKPGYSKTEEV